One stretch of Clupea harengus chromosome 2, Ch_v2.0.2, whole genome shotgun sequence DNA includes these proteins:
- the LOC105893851 gene encoding heat shock 70 kDa protein 12A-like has protein sequence MTKFLVAIDFGTAYSGYCFCMRSNPSHIRTPHWGKNESFDTLKTPTCILFDEDGALLHFGYDALMKYKRGGQNKKRFFNNFKMELYNKNIDRNMMISDCGGRSLAAMKVFSESLRYLKDHALNMISNHTNGRTFSASDVSWVLTVPAIWNPAAKQFMREAAIQVSLVTETDSSKLIIALEPEAASVWCKQLPSDGFISEGLDNNILEQNTGTQYIVVDCGGGTVDITVHQVLDKGILKELHRASGNDMGGGTVDAKFKNLLRDSFGCEFWDKYEKAHPSEVQKMMFDFTTFKCCDEKQDVYIPCYHNLSTTLAQEKQDMSSFFTDVEGVSWSEGSINITFSKLETLFRESVDKIVQDIRAILLKPELHIDCILLVGGYASCKILQNEVKEQFGGQRRILCPVDAQLAVAKGAVLFGLNPKIVASRVSALTYGIAEARLFDRAIHRVEKRRKAKEEEYVFCADLFHRFVQKGQSVVCDQAEEYMFRPVDSDQTTMSFQFYSTEEPDAMYVDEPGLKKIGQFVVNMPDIREGRNRLVKLEVSFGLTEIQATATDMTSNEQESVKLDFMTQ, from the exons ATGACTAAATTTTTAGTTGCCATAGACTTCGGCACAGCCTACAGTGGCTACTGCTTCTGTATGAGATCCAACCCTTCTCATATCAGGACTCCACACTGGGGGAAAAATGAGAGTTTTGATACCCTGAAAACTCCAACCTGCATTTTGTTTGATGAAGATGGGGCATTGCTGCATTTTGGCTATGATGCACTGATGAAATACAAGAGAGGTGGTCAAAACAAGAAACGCTTTTTCAATAATTTCAAAATGGAGCTTTACAACAAA AATATCGACAGAAACATGATGATCTCTGACTGTGGAGGGAGGTCTTTGGCGGCTATGAAAGTGTTCTCTGAAAGTCTCCGATATCTAAAGGATCATGCTCTAAACATGATATCAAACCACACGAATGGGAGAACATTCAGTGCCTCTGATGTATCCTGGGTGCTGACTGTGCCGGCAATCTGGAATCCTGCAGCCAAACAATTCATGAGAGAAGCAGCAATACAGGTAAGTCT TGTCACTGAGACAGACTCATCAAAGCTCATCATCGCGCTAGAGCCAGAGGCAGCCTCAGTGTGGTGCAAGCAGCTCCCTAGTGATGGCTTCATCTCAGAGGGACTTGACAACAACATACTGGAGCAAAATACTGGAACACAGTACATTGTTGTTGATTGTGGTG gtGGAACAGTTGACATTACTGTGCACCAGGTCTTGGATAAAGGGATCCTGAAGGAATTACACAGAGCTTCTGGTAACGATATGGGTGGTGGAACTGTTGATGCTAAGTTCAAAAATCTCCTCAGAGACAGCTTTGGCTGTGAGTTCTGGGACAAATACGAAAAAGCACACCCCAGTGAAGTGCAGAAAATGATGTTTGATTTCACTACATTTAAATGTTGCGATGAAAAGCAGGATGTTTACATTCCTTGCTATCACAACTTGTCCACAACTTTAGCGCAGGAGAAGCAAGACATGTCCTCCTTCTTCACAGATGTTGAGGGAGTCTCATGGTCAGAAGGCTCTATCAATATTACCTTTTCAAAGCTAGAAACATTGTTCAGGGAGAGTGTGGACAAAATAGTGCAGGACATAAGAGCAATCTTACTCAAACCAGAGCTACACATAGACTGCATTCTCTTAGTAGGGGGCTATGCATCTTGTAAAATCCTTCAGAATGAAGTGAAAGAGCAGTTTGGCGGTCAGCGCAGAATCCTCTGTCCTGTGGATGCTCAGCTGGCTGTGGCAAAAGGGGCAGTCCTGTTTGGACTGAACCCCAAGATCGTGGCATCACGAGTCAGTGCTCTGACCTATGGCATTGCAGAAGCTCGCCTGTTTGACAGAGCAATACACAGGGTAGAGAAGCGGAGAAAAGCCAAAGAAGAAGAGTACGTGTTCTGTGCTGATCTTTTTCACAGATTTGTCCAAAAAGGTCAGTCTGTAGTCTGTGATCAGGCTGAGGAGTATATGTTTCGTCCAGTTGATTCTGACCAGACTACCATGAGCTTCCAGTTTTACAGCACAGAGGAACCAGATGCAATGTATGTAGATGAGCCTGGATTGAAAAAAATTGGACAGTTCGTTGTCAATATGCCTGATATAAGGGAGGGCCGAAATCGACTGGTGAAACTTGAGGTTAGTTTTGGATTAACAGAGATACAAGCTACAGCCACTGACATGACCTCCAACGAACAAGAGTCTGTTAAGCTGGATTTTATGACGCAGTGA
- the LOC122133336 gene encoding RNA polymerase-associated protein CTR9-like, which translates to MDKHLQPSSLPPVRNPFKAPSKTDDSSEWKRLHETERKEGDGKSQEQENGVGEKKKDGERHGNRGEGDGGGTEESGGVVEKERPSSAESWRGRALPAGMKIKKRVSGEKEEKKRNGSTRTTEEEAEAGRQERSETDPSKSKSSSEGKESGRALSPSPKSDYEQTTEDPSPGVVSPLQSGTRKDGDKKRHSGKSRASDSDGKTRTRVASDPTAEAPRRHDSASGRSSSSSSSGVEKTQKTQKTQKTQKPSSTSASHAQGKHRPINTPRHLHGTSLRGGAQYS; encoded by the exons ATGGACAAACACCTGCAGCCCTCCAGCCTCCCCCCTGTGAGGAACCCCTTCAAAGCCCCCAGCAAAACAGACGATAGCTCCGAGTGGAAGAGGCTGCACGAgacggagagaaaagagggggacGGAAAGAGCCAAGAGCAGGAGAACGGAGTCggtgagaagaagaaagatggagaacgCCACGGCAACAGGGGAGAAGGGGATGGAGGTGGAACAGAGGAATCCGGAGGggtggtggagaaggagaggcctAGCAGCGCAGAGTCCTGGAGGGGGAGAGCACTGCCTGCAGGGATGAAGATAAAGAAGAGAGTGTctggagagaaggaagagaaaaagaggaatggCAGCACCAgaaccacagaagaagaagcagaagcaggACGTCAGGAGAGAAGTGAAACAGACCCCTCTAAAAGCAAAAGCTCTTCAGAAGGGAAGGAGTCTGGCAGAGCACTCAGTCCCAGCCCCAAATCTGATTATGAGCAGACCACAGAAGATCCGTCGCCTGGCGTAGTGTCACCTCTCCAATCTGGCACACGCAAAGACGGAGATAAGAAACGGCATTCTGGGAAATCTCGTGCCAGCGACTCAGACGGTAAAACCAGGACACGCGTCGCCTCTGACCCGACTGCGGAAGCACCTAGACGTCATGACTCAGCCAgcggcagaagcagcagcagcagcagctctggaGTAGAAAAGACTCAGAAGACCCAGAAGACTCAGAAGACCCAGAAGCCCTCCAGC ACCAGTGCAAGCCACGCTCAGGGGAAGCACCGACCAATCAACACCCCCAGGCATCTCCACGGGACCAGCCTCAGAGGAGGAGCCCAATACAGCTga
- the ttf2 gene encoding transcription termination factor 2: protein MMMMMMMMMMVVVRQKVVVVVMMMMMMTTTIARWFQCSPARREAPLPQPPVQKTLTSFFLPASQLKGQEKDPRALHSQLTAQLKQKKATLSVVNVSALPDKGERLRSQVKDLEDALDSLSLTPLTEPESLDEVKEEQKPSPVPSQSNPFGRPGGVILLPDAPALSPHEATGALGLSPSQGYSQMFRADPQSHTFYGGKMTEGRLVAIRNATTDTINHLHKSLETCPGPDTETKDPKGIKVQLLPHQRRALAWLLWREDQKPCGGILADDMGLGKTLTMIALILAQKKPKDEKDPKLEGWISKHDSSVVASQGTLIICPASLVHHWKKEVERHIKNGRLSVYLYHGPNRQRNAEQLADYDVVVTTYSLVSKEIPVQKEEAERPSQDSDPVGANLPPLLRVAWARVVLDEAHNIKNPKVQTSMAVCKLRARARWAVTGTPIQNNLLDMYSLLKFLRCAPFDEYKLWKAQVDNGSRRGGERLHILTQTLMLRRTKDQQDSAGKPLVDLPDRSCEVHRVKLSEDEQSVYDVVFARSKSTLQSYLKRHEGKEGGRGDGSNPFDKVANEFGMSQQGAPSPSQQQPQASSAVHILSLLLRLRQCCCHLSLLKKTLDQSELQGDGITLSLEEQLNALSLSGPSDPNADLKDTVCLNGSRFRSVLFEETRGSTKLSAVLTELKEIRSKDQKSVIVSQWTSMLRIVALHLEKMGLRFAVIDGTVNIKKRMDLVEEFNTNPRGPEVMLVSLCAGGVGLNLTGGNHLFLIDMHWNPALEDQACDRIYRVGQHRDVTIHKFICEGTVEDKISSLQEKKKELAQKVLTGTGSTFTKLSLADLRVIFGV from the exons atgatgatgatgatgatgatgatgatgatggtcgtCGTCAGGCAgaaagtggtggtggtggtgatgatgatgatgatgatgacgacgacgattGCCAGGTGGTTTCAGTGCAGCCCGGCCCGAAGAGAAGCCCCCCTGCCCCAACCGCCCGTGCAGAAGACTCTCACTTCGTTCTTCCTGCCTGCCTCCCAGCTGAAGGGGCAGGAGAAGGACCCCCGGGCCCTGCATAGCCAGCTCACAGCCCAGCTCAAGCAGAAGAAG GCCACCCTGTCCGTGGTGAACGTGTCGGCTCTTCCTGATAAGGGGGAGCGGTTGAGGAGTCAGGTGAAGGATCTGGAGGACGCTCTGGACTCTCTGAGTCTCACCCCTCTCACAGAGCCTG AGTCACTGGATGAGGTTAAGGAGGAGCAGAAGCCATCTCCTGTGCCCAGCCAGTCCAACCCCTTCGGCCGCCCCGGTGGAGTCATCCTGCTGCCCGACGCCCCGGCCCTATCCCCCCACGAGGCCACCGGCGCCCTGGGCCTCTCGCCCAGCCAGGGCTACTCACAGATGTTTCGAG CGGACCCCCAGAGCCACACCTTCTACGGGGGCAAGATGACCGAGGGCCGGCTGGTGGCCATCCGTAACGCCACCACCGACACCATCAACCACCTGCACAAGTCACTGGAGACCTGCCCAGGCCCAGACACAGAGACCAAAGATCCCAAAGGCATCAAG GTGCAGCTGCTTCCTCATCAGAGGCGGGCCCTCGCCTGGCTGCTGTGGAGAGAGGACCAGAAGCCATGCGGTGGAATTCTGg CGGATGACATGGGCTTGGGAAAGACGCTCACGATGATCGCCCTAATACTGGCTCAGAAGAAGCCAAAGGACGAGAAGGACCCAAAACTTGAAGGATGGATCTCCAAACATG ACTCGTCTGTGGTGGCGTCCCAGGGCACTCTGATCATCTGCCCCGCCTCGCTGGTGCACCACTGgaagaaggaggtggagaggcaCATCAAGAACGGCCGCCTCAGCGTCTACCTCTACCACGGGCCCAACCGCCAGAGAAACGCAgaaca ACTGGCAGACTATGATGTGGTGGTGACCACCTACAGTCTGGTCTCCAAGGAGATCCCTGTGCAGAAAGAGGAGGCGGAGAGGCCAAGCCAGGACTCGGACCCTGTG GGAGCCAACCTGCCTCCTTTGCTGCGTGTGGCCTGGGCTCGTGTGGTTCTGGACGAGGCCCACAACATCAAGAACCCCAAGGTGCAGACCTCCATGGCAGTATGCAAGCTTAGAGCACGGGCCCGTTGGGCTGTCACCGGAACCCCCATCCAGAACAACCTGCTGGACATGTACTCACTGCTCAA gttcCTGAGGTGCGCCCCCTTTGATGAGTACAAGCTGTGGAAGGCTCAGGTGGACAACGGCTCCAGGAGGGGCGGAGAGAGGCTCCACATCCTCACCCAGACCCTGATGCTGCGCCGCACCAAAGACCAGCAGGACTCCGCCGGCAAGCCACTG GTGGATCTGCCGGACCGCAGCTGTGAGGTGCACCGCGTCAAGCTCTCTGAGGATGAGCAGTCTGTTTACGACGTGGTGTTCGCCAGATCCAA gtCCACTCTGCAGTCCTACCTGAAGAGACATgagggaaaggaggggggcaggggagaCGGCAGTAACCCCTTTGACAAAG TGGCGAATGAGTTTGGCATGTCCCAGCAGGGAGCGCCCTCCCCGTCCCAGCAGCAGCCTCAGGCCTCCAGCGCAGTACACATCCTCTCCCTACTGCTGAGACTCAGGCAGTGCTGCTGCCACCTGTCCCTGCTCAAGAAg ACTCTGGACCAGTCCGAGCTGCAGGGCGATGGCATCACCCTGTCTCTGGAGGAGCAGCTGAACGCCCTGTCCCTCTCTGGACCGTCCGACCCCAACGCCGACCTCAAGGACACCGTCTGCCTCAACGGCTCCCGCTTCCGCTCCGTGCTCTTCGAGGAGACCCGCGGGAGCACCAAG ctctctgcagTCCTCACTGAACTTAAGGAGATCAGGAGTAAAGACCAGAAAAG tgtgatTGTGTCTCAGTGGACCAGCATGCTGCGTATCGTGGCTTTGCACCTGGAGAAGATGGGGCTGAGGTTTGCCGTGATCGACGGAACGGTCAACATCAAAAAGCGCATGGACCTGGTGGAGGAGTTCAATACCAACCCCAGAGGCCCAGAG GTGAtgctggtgtccctgtgtgcTGGTGGGGTAGGCCTGAACCTGACTGGTGGGAATCACCTCTTCCTCATCGATATGCACTG